The Candidatus Bathyarchaeia archaeon genome includes a window with the following:
- a CDS encoding FMN-binding glutamate synthase family protein translates to MSERVTRNSAYLNGKSTSGTTTRVKDVSPTSGMCPLCIRDCPIMCEISLSAFRGREALYPEPGQYGCSTAGALKDFRLDWSDFNIHASLFGAEGIEPDSDKALFENANIETKVAGIPLKVPILTGAFGSTEVARLNWEGLAVGAALSGAIITVGENVVGMDLDAKINKGKVTESKELKRRVDAFRKFWDGKHGDVVVQTNVEDQRLGVDVYAISKLEVNVIERKWGQGAKAIGGEVRLRDLDKALTLKKRGYIVIPDPEDRSVQEAFKEGVFKS, encoded by the coding sequence ATGAGCGAAAGAGTAACCCGTAATAGTGCATATCTTAACGGCAAATCCACCAGTGGAACAACAACAAGAGTCAAAGACGTAAGCCCAACAAGCGGCATGTGTCCATTATGTATCCGCGATTGCCCCATCATGTGCGAAATCAGTCTTTCGGCCTTTCGAGGACGCGAAGCCCTCTACCCCGAACCAGGTCAATACGGCTGCAGCACAGCCGGAGCCCTCAAAGACTTCCGACTAGACTGGTCTGACTTCAACATACATGCGTCGCTCTTCGGCGCAGAAGGCATCGAGCCAGATTCTGATAAAGCCCTTTTCGAAAACGCAAACATCGAAACCAAAGTAGCTGGCATACCGTTAAAAGTGCCAATATTGACTGGAGCTTTCGGCTCAACTGAGGTAGCCCGGTTAAACTGGGAAGGCTTAGCCGTAGGTGCAGCCCTTTCAGGTGCAATCATAACCGTTGGCGAAAATGTTGTTGGAATGGACTTGGACGCCAAAATCAACAAAGGCAAGGTCACGGAAAGTAAAGAACTAAAGCGCAGAGTCGACGCGTTCCGAAAGTTCTGGGATGGAAAACACGGTGACGTGGTAGTTCAAACAAACGTGGAAGACCAGCGCTTGGGCGTTGATGTTTACGCCATTTCTAAGCTTGAAGTCAACGTGATCGAGCGCAAGTGGGGTCAAGGTGCCAAAGCAATAGGCGGCGAAGTACGACTACGCGACCTAGATAAGGCATTAACACTGAAAAAGAGAGGCTACATTGTTATCCCTGACCCTGAGGACAGAAGTGTTCAAGAGGCTTTCAAAGAAGGCGTGTTCAAATCTTT